The genomic interval GCCGTTCGTGGCCGCGCGCGGCGGGCGCGGCGGCTGGGGCAACCAGCACTTTGCCACCCCGACGCGGCAGGTGCCGCGCTTTGCCAAACCCGGCCTACCGGGCGAGAGCCACACGATCCTGCTCGAGCTGAAGCTGCTGGCGGACGTGGGCCTCGTCGGCTTCCCGAATGTGGGCAAGAGCACGCTGCTGTCCGTGGTGTCGAAGGCGCACCCGAAGATCGCAAACTACCACTTCACGACCCTCTTCCCCAAACTGGGCGTCGTGTACGTGTCGGAGGGTTCGTCGTTCGTCATGGCGGACATTCCGGGCATCATCGAGGGCGCGAGCGACGGTGCCGGCCTCGGCCACGACTTCCTGCGCCACATCGACCGCTGCCGCCTGCTCGTGCATCTGGTGGACGTCTCCGGCAGCGAGGGGCGCGACCCGGTCGAGGACTTTGAGGCCATCAACGCCGAGCTGCGCGCCTACAGCGACGTGCTGGCCTCGCGCACGCAGATCGTCGCCGCCAACAAATGCGACCTGCTCGGCGACGACCGCACGAACATCGACCGCCTGCGCGCACACGTCGAGGCGCAGGGCTACGAATTCTTTGAGATGAGCGCTGCCGCCCACACCGGCACGCGCGAGCTCATTCAGGCATGCGCGGCCAAGCTCGCCGAGATCCCGCCGATGCCGCCGTACGAGGCCGACTACGTCCCGCCCGAGCCGGAGGTCGGCACGAGCGACGAGCTGCAGATCCGCCACTTTGACGATCTCTGGGTCGTCGAAGGGCCGTGGCTGCAGCGGCTCATGAGCTCGATCAACTTCGGCGACTACGAATCGCGCATGTACTTTGACCGCGTGCTGCGCCAGTCCGGCCTGTTCGACCGGCTCGAGGCCATGGGCATCGAGGAAGGCGACACGGTGAGCATCTACGATCTCGATTTTGAGTTCCGCTTCTGACCCAAACAAGCAATCCCCGCCGGACGCAGGCTGCGTCCGGCGGGGATTGCTTTTATTTTGTCGCTTCCGGCTTTTGCTCCGGTTCGCGCTCCGCCTTCGGCTCCTCCGGCAGGACCACCGGCACGAACTGCTTGGCGATCTTGTTGTTGCCGGACTTGGCGCTGAAGTAGCCGATAACGCTGAACGTGAGCGCACCGACAAAGTTGACAAACAGGTCCTGCATCGTATCATACAGGCCCACATCCAGATAGCCGCCAAGACCGAGCGATTTGCCATTGATGGCCACGTCCGTGATGTTGTCCACCAGGATGGGAATATTGCTGTTCGTCGGGTCGAGCGTCACGGAGGCGAAGGAGTGGATGATCATGTCCTTCTGCATGTCCATGTGGAACAGGTAGTCCATCGAAAACTCGAAAAACTCCCACAGCACGCCGACCGTCATGGAAAAGCAGAACGCCACCAGCGCCAGAAACACCGGCGAGAGCTTGAAGTGCTGCGGCTTGTTGCGGTTGAGCAGATCCACCATGGCAAAGCCGAACGCCGCGCTGATGAAGCCCGTCGTCGTGTGCAGCATGGAGTCCCAGTGCGGGTAGGTGATGAAATAGCTCTTGAGCTCGCCGAGGATCTCTGCCGCGAAAATGAAGACCAGGATAATGATCTCCAGCGTGCTCGGCAGCTCGATGCGGAAGTTGCGCTCCACGAACCTCGGCAGCATGAACAAAATCAGCACCAGCACGCACACGAACGTGCTCTCATAGTTCTTATGGATGATCGTCATGACCATGACGCCGATAACGATCAGACGCAGGATCCAGTAGACGGCCACGACTGCCGGCTTCGGTTTGTATTTCTGGTTTTCCTGCTCCATCTTTTTCAGGATCTTCGGGTCACTCATATTTCTCCTCTTTATCCTCGTCTATCTGTTTCTCTGTTTGGTTTCTCTCAGGCTGTGGCCGTCGGCTGACGCCGGTCCACGATCCGGCGCGCCGCGACATAGATGATCAGGTACAGCACCAGCGACAGCGCGAGCGCCGCAAACACGTCCAGAATGGAGTGCTGCTTGACAAACACCGTCGCCGCGCAGATCGCAGCGGCGATGATGACCGCCGGGATGCGCACCTTTTTTAAATACTTACTGTCGAACGTCACGGCCAGCACGGCCATACAGCCGACCACGTGCATACTCGGCAGGACGTTCGTCGGCGTGTCGGCCGAATAGATCGCATTGACCAGCCAGCCGCACAGCGTGCTCGTGTCCACCACGGACGGGCGCAGGAGCTGGCAGTTCGGCCAGATCATGCAGATCGTCAGCGAGATGGAAAAGCCCGCAATGATAAACGCCGCATAGCGGATGAACGCGCGGCGATCGTCTTTGAGCAGCGTCACAACGACCGGGACGATCAAAAACGGATACCAGAGCACATACGCCAGAATGAACCCCGGCAGAAAGGGGATCTTGTCGTCCAGCGGCAGATAGGATACAAAGCAGCCCTCCGTCGAAGGCACCATGCGCTCGACCAGCGCAAACCAGATCAGATAAATGGGCAAATACAGCACCAACAGAACATATTTATGTTCCTGAATATATTTCTTCATTAAACTGTCTCCTTATACATCCTGCATCGAAACACCCGCGCACACCGTTCAGGCGCTTGCCTCGATCTCCGTGATGCGCCCCAGCAGGCGGATCAGTTCGCGGGAATCCTGCTCACCCAGCTGCTCGAGAACGCGCTGCACGTGCGCACACAATGTCGTGTGCATCTGTTCCGCCGTCTGGCGGCCAAGCTCCGTCAGGTGCACAACGACGCGGCGCCGGTCATAGCTGTCGGCACAGCGGCGCAGCATCCCCTTTTCCTCCAGCGCGCGCAGCATGGCCGCCGTGCGCGGCGCGCTCACGCCCAGGACCTCCCGCAGCACGCCCGGCGTACTGCACCCGCCGTGCTCATCGAGGTAGCTCAGCAGGAAGTTTTCGCCCTTCAGGTGCTCCTGCACACTCTGCGGTATGCAGGACCGGTTCAAAGAAGTAACCGTCAGCAGCAATTCCTCAGTCAGTCGCTGCAATTGCATGAACCATCCTCCTTTTGTTAACCCCGTTAATCAGCATTTCGTAATGTTAACACTCCGCCCGGCGATTGTCAAACCTAATTTATGGGATTTCTGCGCTTTTGATCCGATGCTTTTTTTCACTCGCTGCACCACTGCCGGACACATGGCGCCGCTCTGTGAAAAAAATGCGCAAACGGGAAAAAATTTGGCACATTTGCAAAATGATGCAACATTTTCCGCGTCTCATGCATTATAGTTATTGACGAGCGTTTATCAATGTGCTATTTTATGAATAGACTGTAAACAATGCAATTTTCACCCACAGCAACCGTTCCCAACGCACTCCCTCGCGATCTCTTTTTATCGATCACCAGCTAATGTGAAAGGCGGATGTAATCAACATGAAAAAAGCAACTCATCGCAAGCAGGCACTCATGATTGCCATCTTCTTGCTGGCATTCACGCTGTCGCTGTTTTCGTTCGGCACGACCCCGGCGGCGGCCGGCGACGTGGCGGGCGTGAGCACGCACCTGTTTTTGACAGTCTTGCGCGACTATGACCACGATGCGTCCTTCTCCGTGACCTACACGGACGCGCTCGGCACGCACACGAAGCCCTATCATGCCGGCATGGAAGTGACGGCGTGGTCCCCCGTGACCATCACCTGCACCAACCACCATGTCCACGACTGGAGCATTGATGCGGATGTGCAGGAGGCCACCATCGTCGGCGTCGGCGGGATCACCTACCCCGGCGGCACGGGCATCCATGTCAAGGGCACGAATACCATCAAGGCGTTTGCCACGAACTTCGGTCTGCACTACATCAATATCGTTGTCATCCTCGGCGAGGGCAATGATAACGGCGGCGACAACGGCGGCGATAACGGCGGCGACAACGGCGGCGACAACGGCGGCAACAACGGCGGCGATAACGGCGGCAACAACGGCGGCGATAACGGCGGCGATAACGGCGGCGGCAACAACGGCGGCGATAACGGCGGCGATAACGGCGGCGGCGATAACGGCGGCGGCAACAACGGCGGCGGCGATAACGGCGGCGGCGATAACGGCAACGGCACCGACCCCAACAATCCGGACGGGAATGGCCCGGATGGCAACAATCCGGACGGCAACAATCCGGACGGCAATAATCCGGACGGCAACAATCCGGACGGCAATAATCCGGATGGCAGCAAGTCGAACACCCCCAAGACCGGCGACACACGTCTGATCTGGCTGGTCATTGCGCTGGCAGTGATCTTCGTGGCGACCTTCGCTGCGACCTACTACAACCGCAGGAAGAGCAAGCACCACGGCGCCTGATCTTCACTCTCATGCAGTTAAAATGGGCAGCGTCAAATGACACTGCCCATTTTCTTATCAGGAGTTTTGTATGAAAAAAACCGTTCTCATCGTGATCCGCGTCGTCTGCATTGTCGGATTCTTGGTCTGCGTTGGCGTGCTCGGCTGGTACTGGCACAGTGACCGCAGCGACCGCGCTGTCGCAGAGGCGCTCGCCGCCGCGCATGACGCAGCCAGTGCGGAGGCCATGGAGCAGGTGCGTGCAGTTGCCGCCGACAATGCGGATACGATCGGCTGGCTGCGGATCGACGGCACCAACATCAACAACGTCGTCATGTTTGCCCCCGACACGCCGGGCAAGTACCTGCACATGGACTTCTACGGCAAGTGGTCGTACCGCGGCACGCTGTATGTCGCCGAAAACTGCGATGTGCGCACGGCGGACAACATCCTCATCTACGGGCACCACATGAAAGACGGCAGCATGTTCGGCTCGCTGATCTCCTACAAGGATGCGGCATTTCGCGCTGCGCACCCGATCGTGCAGTTTGACACGCTCTACGCCTCCCATTCGTATGAGGTCGTGGCCGCGATCGAAACGGAAATCCCCGCTGAGGGCTCTGACGCCTTTCGATATTATGACTGCATCGGCACGGACCCGGAGCAGTTTGCACAGTACTGCACGTTTATCGAACAAAACCGGTGCTATGACACCGGCATCACGATCCAGCCCGGCGACCGGCTGCTCACGCTGTCCACCTGTGCCTACCACACGGCGAACGGCCGCTTTCTGGTCGTGGCGCGGCAGGTCGACTGAAGAACATACAAAAACCCCGCCATCCGGTCGGATGGCGGGGTTTTTAACTTAGAAACTCAGTTCAGGGCAGCCTTCGCCTGCTCGCACAGAGCGGTGAACGCAGCGGAGTCATGAATCGCAGTCTCGGAGAGCATCTTGCGGTTCATGTCGATGCCGGCCAGCTTCAGGCCGTGCATAAAGGTGGAGTAGTTCATGCCGTTGGCTTTGCAGCCGGCGCTGATACGGGTGATCCACAGCTGACGGAAGTCTCTCTTCTTCTGCTTGCGGCCGACGTAAGCGTAGCGGCCGGACTTCATCATCTGCTGGTTGGCCATCTTATAGTGGCGGGACTTGTTGCCCCAGTAGCCCTTGGCCAGGCCGAGGATCTTTTTTCTATGTTTGCGCGTCATCATCGCGCCCTTAACTCTTGCCATTGTTGTTTCCTCCTATTGTGCGGTCAATCCTTATTTATAAGGAATCATTTTTCTGATGGTCGCTTCGGTAGTCGCATCCGCATAAGTGGTGGAACGCAGACGACGGCAGCGCTTGGTATCCTTCTTGGTAAGAATGTGGCTCTTGAACGCATGGGCACGCTTGACCTTGCCGTTCTTGGTGAGATTGAATCTCTTCTTCGCGCCACTGTGAGATTTCAGTTTGGGCATTGTATTTTCTCCTTCCTTGGTTTGCTTACTTCTTATTATTGGTGTTCTGCGGCTTTGGCGACAGGAACATGGACATATTGCGTCCCTCCAGCTTGGGCTGCTTGTCGAGGTTGGCAATGTCCGCGCACTTGGCGGCAAAGTCACGCAGGAGCTGTTCACCGATATTGGTGTGCGCCATTTCACGGCCGCGGAAGCGGATCGTCACCTTCAGGCGGTCGCCGCCCTGCAGGAACTTCTGGCCGTTTTTCAGCTTGGTGTTGAAGTCGTTCTCGCCGATGCCGGGCGACATGCGGATCTCCTTGACTTCGATCACATGCTGATTTTTTCTGGCTTCCTTCTCGCGCTTGGCCTGCTCGAAACGGTACTTGCCGTAGTCCATGATCTTGCAGACCGGTGGGTTGGAACCCGGAGCGATCTTCACGAGGTCGAGGTCCTTCCCCTCGGCGATCTCCAGCGCAGCGGCCGAGGACATGATGCCCAGCTGAGCGCCGTCAGCGCCGATGACGCGGACTTCCTTATCGCGGATCTCTTCGTTGATCTGATAGTTTGCAGTTGCGATACGAACACACCTCCATTGGTTGCATCGGGAGCGATCGCTCCGAGAACAAAAAAGCACGGATGCAAGACACATCCGCGCGCATAAAACACACATATCTCCCGGACGGGAGCGGGTTTTATTGACCGCGGACCGCCTTTGCGGCCGGGTGAGGCTGCCCAGAGGGCGCCCACTTTGTTGTCAGCTTTTATACTATAGCAGTCCCGGCACGGTCTGTCAAGGGTTTTCTGCGCCGGGCGAGCAAAAAATGCGGACTGAATCCCACCTTCCGGGGACATACTCCTCCACGGAGGCGAAGCCATATGAAAGTACTCGAATACGGCGGTGTGTTCACCGCCGGCGGACTGGGCTACGGCGGGCTGGAGCTGCTTTGGCGCGGCCGGACGCACTGGTCGATGCTGCTGTGCGGCGGCGTGTGCGCCGTGCTGATCTATCTGATCGCGGGGCGCGAGCGCACCGTGCTCTGGCGGCGCTGGACGCTGTGCGCGGCCGCCGTCACGACGGTGGAGTATTTCACCGGCGTGCTGGTCAACCTGCGCCTTGGCTGGAACGTCTGGAACTACGCAGACCGGCCGCTCAACGTCCTCGGGCAGATCTGCCCGCTGTATACCCTGTTCTGGTTTGGACTTGCCATCCCCGGCGTGTGGCTGGGGCGAACCGTGCGGCAAAAACTCGCCGCCCGGCAGACTCAGTAAGTGGTGTCCTGCTGTTCCGGCGTCTCTGGCTGTGCAGCCGCTTCCGGCTGCTGCGGCGCGGCCGCTGCCTCGGCAGCCTGCTGCTCCTGCGCCATGGCGATCTTCACGATGCGGCTGGTGCCGAGCCGGTCCGCGCCGAGGCGGATAAACTCCTCCGCGTCGGCAAGGCTTGCGATGCCGCCGGCGGCTTTGACCTTCACGTGCGGCGGGCAGCAGGTGCGCAGCAGGCGCACATCGTCCGCCGTGGCGCCGCCGGTGGAAAAGCCGGTGGAGGTCTTGATATAGTCGGCTCCGCTGTCGGACACGATGCGGCAGAGCATGCGCTTTTCCTCCTCGGTCAGCAGGCAGCACTCAATGATGACCTTGAGGATGCGGCCGCGGCTGACCTCACGCACGGCGCGGATATCGGCCGCGACATCGTCCCAGCAGCCGTCCTTGACCATGGCCAGATTGATGACCATGTCCACCTCATCGGCGCCGTTGCGGATGGCTTCCGCCGCCTCGAACGCCTTGACGGCCGGGGTGTTGTACCCATTCGGGAAGCCGATGACCGTGCAGATGCGCAGGCGGTCGCCGACATATTTCTTCGCCCCGGCGACATGGCACGGCGGGATGCACACGCTGGCGCAACCATAACGCATGCCCTGATCGCAGAGGGCGCGGATCTCCGCCGCGGTGGCATCCACGCGCAGGAGCGTGTGGTCGCAGCGGGAAAGAATCTCTCGAAGTTCCATGATCGTTCGTCCTTTCTGATGAGACACGAAAAATAGGTATTCTTATTATACCGCGTCCGGCCGCATTGCACAAGACGCATATTTTCCGCCGCCGGCACATAGGCTGTGTTACCCAACAAGAGAGGTGCAGCACATGGACGAACTGGAACAAAACAACTATGCCGAGCTCTGCGGCACGCTGGCAGCGCCGCCCGTGCTGTCGCACGAAAACCGGCAGGAGCGCTTTTTCACCTTCC from Clostridiales bacterium carries:
- the obgE gene encoding GTPase ObgE, which produces MASPFVDKVTITVRAGDGGNGAVTFHREKYVAAGGPDGGDGGRGGDIIFEVDDNMSTLMDFRYKRKYVAANGADGQGKRCSGRVGQSLHIRVPRGTLLRDADSGAIMHDMSSGEPFVAARGGRGGWGNQHFATPTRQVPRFAKPGLPGESHTILLELKLLADVGLVGFPNVGKSTLLSVVSKAHPKIANYHFTTLFPKLGVVYVSEGSSFVMADIPGIIEGASDGAGLGHDFLRHIDRCRLLVHLVDVSGSEGRDPVEDFEAINAELRAYSDVLASRTQIVAANKCDLLGDDRTNIDRLRAHVEAQGYEFFEMSAAAHTGTRELIQACAAKLAEIPPMPPYEADYVPPEPEVGTSDELQIRHFDDLWVVEGPWLQRLMSSINFGDYESRMYFDRVLRQSGLFDRLEAMGIEEGDTVSIYDLDFEFRF
- a CDS encoding phosphoesterase is translated as MKKYIQEHKYVLLVLYLPIYLIWFALVERMVPSTEGCFVSYLPLDDKIPFLPGFILAYVLWYPFLIVPVVVTLLKDDRRAFIRYAAFIIAGFSISLTICMIWPNCQLLRPSVVDTSTLCGWLVNAIYSADTPTNVLPSMHVVGCMAVLAVTFDSKYLKKVRIPAVIIAAAICAATVFVKQHSILDVFAALALSLVLYLIIYVAARRIVDRRQPTATA
- a CDS encoding MarR family winged helix-turn-helix transcriptional regulator — its product is MQLQRLTEELLLTVTSLNRSCIPQSVQEHLKGENFLLSYLDEHGGCSTPGVLREVLGVSAPRTAAMLRALEEKGMLRRCADSYDRRRVVVHLTELGRQTAEQMHTTLCAHVQRVLEQLGEQDSRELIRLLGRITEIEASA
- a CDS encoding class B sortase, producing MKKTVLIVIRVVCIVGFLVCVGVLGWYWHSDRSDRAVAEALAAAHDAASAEAMEQVRAVAADNADTIGWLRIDGTNINNVVMFAPDTPGKYLHMDFYGKWSYRGTLYVAENCDVRTADNILIYGHHMKDGSMFGSLISYKDAAFRAAHPIVQFDTLYASHSYEVVAAIETEIPAEGSDAFRYYDCIGTDPEQFAQYCTFIEQNRCYDTGITIQPGDRLLTLSTCAYHTANGRFLVVARQVD
- the rplT gene encoding 50S ribosomal protein L20, translated to MARVKGAMMTRKHRKKILGLAKGYWGNKSRHYKMANQQMMKSGRYAYVGRKQKKRDFRQLWITRISAGCKANGMNYSTFMHGLKLAGIDMNRKMLSETAIHDSAAFTALCEQAKAALN
- the rpmI gene encoding 50S ribosomal protein L35, which translates into the protein MPKLKSHSGAKKRFNLTKNGKVKRAHAFKSHILTKKDTKRCRRLRSTTYADATTEATIRKMIPYK
- the infC gene encoding translation initiation factor IF-3; amino-acid sequence: MATANYQINEEIRDKEVRVIGADGAQLGIMSSAAALEIAEGKDLDLVKIAPGSNPPVCKIMDYGKYRFEQAKREKEARKNQHVIEVKEIRMSPGIGENDFNTKLKNGQKFLQGGDRLKVTIRFRGREMAHTNIGEQLLRDFAAKCADIANLDKQPKLEGRNMSMFLSPKPQNTNNKK
- a CDS encoding putative ABC transporter permease — its product is MKVLEYGGVFTAGGLGYGGLELLWRGRTHWSMLLCGGVCAVLIYLIAGRERTVLWRRWTLCAAAVTTVEYFTGVLVNLRLGWNVWNYADRPLNVLGQICPLYTLFWFGLAIPGVWLGRTVRQKLAARQTQ
- the deoC gene encoding deoxyribose-phosphate aldolase, translating into MELREILSRCDHTLLRVDATAAEIRALCDQGMRYGCASVCIPPCHVAGAKKYVGDRLRICTVIGFPNGYNTPAVKAFEAAEAIRNGADEVDMVINLAMVKDGCWDDVAADIRAVREVSRGRILKVIIECCLLTEEEKRMLCRIVSDSGADYIKTSTGFSTGGATADDVRLLRTCCPPHVKVKAAGGIASLADAEEFIRLGADRLGTSRIVKIAMAQEQQAAEAAAAPQQPEAAAQPETPEQQDTTY